Genomic segment of Apium graveolens cultivar Ventura chromosome 7, ASM990537v1, whole genome shotgun sequence:
GGGTTTTTCCGGCCCGGTCCGGTCCCAAGACCGGATAGAGCCGGTCTGGTCCTCGATCcttaattttgaaaaattccgGTCTTTGGTCCGGTCCGGTCCGGGTTTTGACCTTTGTGTAGCCCTAATGGTCAGGGTTAAATTCTCATGACAAACTTCTTTTTCAACATTAATAGAAAAGAAGggtaaataaataatttaataaatagcTTGAAAGACCATGTTGGCCTATAATAGATATAGGCTATGTTTGAGATTGCTGTTAAAAAAAGTGTTGTGCTGTTAAAAAAagtgttgtaaaaatcagatgactgtttggtaattttttttataagtatatgttttgatgcaaaaaattaaaagtAATAATGTTTTTGGTAAGATTTAATGAtgaaatcagcatctgcttcACACAACATCTAAAAAGCTGTTTATTCTAAAAGTATGGGGGACTTACTTTATTTAACTGCAGTTTTTAGGCCAAAAGCACTTTTCCGAAAAGtagcttttaaattttaccaaacagttttttaatTGTTTTCAGCTTTTAAGCCAAAAACACTTTTCCGAAAagtaatttttaaattttatcaatCAATTCTTTAACTTCTTTTCAGCGAAAAACTGTCGTTGCTGTCTGTAATAACAATACCAGACACACTTATAGAAATGAATAAGTCACCGAACACCTCTGCGGATGTGTTGTACCTACATCAAACTCCGGGCTTCATCCTAATTCTGTATTGTTTCTGGTTAAAAACTCGTGGCCTCTGTTTGTACTGCCGCGGCCTAAAACTAGTGTCGGAAACATTGTTACCTGTAATCACATATTGAAAGTACAATAGTTACACTCGAATAAGACGTGGCATGTCGCCCTATTATATACTCTATCGTAGATAGATTTGATGATAAAATTGAAGTATCCCCAGGATAATATACTAAAGTTATTTATTCGCCAATAATTAAAAAGACAAGAGTTCTACCAAATATCGCTAAAGTAAATGGGTTACTAATAGGAGTACTctatgttctgcaatatgttcgGTTTAAGATATTACAAAAACATAGTAAAACAGAACATACAGTATTCGGTACTCTACTCCCTAAAACCAAAGGCTAGTGTAGTAATCATTGTTTGTATGAAGTAAATATTAAAAGCCGTCTAGCATATTTATACTAAGTATTATAAATGAAACTATTCTGAGTAAGATCTGATTAAGAACTTACATTGGTGGTCTTTTTGTTTCTAGGGATTGCAGACAAATAGTTTTGTTTCTAGGGATGTCTCTGTCATGGTTAGCCAAATGATACAAACAGATAGTTTAAGAAACTGATACCTGCAGGCCCCTGAGGACTGATAAAACTATGCCACGTTTACCTATTTATTTTAGGTGTTCAAGTTGCACCCTGAGCTTCCCTTTGAGCAAATCTATTTTAGATTTGCAACTTACCACAAGATACAATATGACAATTAAAGGACTAATACTTCGGGCATCATTGATATCGAGAAGGCAGATGCATGTCATCTCCAGATCAATAACCAACGTTAAACCTGATTCTCCCACACCCCTGAATCTCAAACACTACAAACTTCCTTCCCATGATCGCATGAACCCAAATATATACATGCCATTGGTACTCTTCTATTCCAATCCTCAACCATCTGATTATACAACCTCCATAGCAAATCTACTCAAGATCTCTTTGTCCAAGACACTTTCCAAGTACTATCCCTTTGCTGGTAGGCTAGGTTCCTCAGGATCCTACGTTGAATGCAGTGACCAAGGCATTAACTTTCTTGAAGTCCAGATAGCATGCAATTTGTCTGAGATTTTGGAAAAAGCTCCGGTCAAGGATGAAGAAGAAGGCTTTGGTCATCTCTTTCCACCTTGCTCAATATGGGACAAAGTGTCCAGTTCTCCTTTAGTGCTTGTTCAGCTAAACCATTGTTCTTGCGGAGGAATAGCTATAGCAGTGTGCCTCTCGCACCGTATTGCTGATGCTAGCACTTTATTATCATTCCTTAGTTATTGGGCAAGCGTATCACGCAACCCCGGTGATGTGGAAAATCTAGCACAACTTGCTCCATGTTTTGTGCAGGGGCTTCTACCCAATTCTTATGATGATGGTTTTGTTGCGACTGATATTTTGATTTCTGAAAAGAATTGGATCACAGCAGAGATGCTGTTTTATAACTCTAAGATTGCAGAACTCAAGGCCTACCAGGAAAAGCAAGACAAATTACATGGTGTAGTAGCAAACCAAAATTACACACGAAATGAGCTTGTGACCGCACTCCTCTACAGATGCGCTCTAGCTGCTGCAGCTACATCAAACTCTGGGGCCTATCCTCTTTCTGTATTGTTTCAGGCTATAAATATGCGGCGTCTGATTGATCCGCCACTGCCTAAAACAAGTGTTGGCAATCTGATGAGTCCTACTCACATTTCAGCAAATACTATGAATGAGACAGAGTTACACTCATTAATCGGCCAAATGAGAAAAGAGAAGAAACAGCTTACAGGAATAAAGAGCTTAGTGCGAAAAGGATTCTTGCAACTAATTGAAAAGTATGCAAAAGATAATTACAAGCTCTATGTTGTTAGCAGCATTTGTAATTTCCCATTGTATGATCGGTTGGATTTTGGCTGGGGAAGGCCGGTTAATGCCAGCGTTGTCGATGCACCGGCTGTCAATATCTTCACGATGATGGATACTCCAAATGGGGATGGTATAAAGGTCATTTTAGGTCTCGAAAAGGAAGACATGAAAAATTTTCGAGCTGACAAAGAGCTGATTACCTATGCTTCTTTCTATCATTAAGAAGCTCTGTTTATTAAATATTCATGTCTTATTATTATTACCATTTGATAAAAATATTTCAATCTTAGAAATTTAGAAAAGATTTGTATGATTTATGCAATTTGACTTTATTCATCTGTAACATATTATGTGAGATTTATACAGGTCTGCAACATATTATGTGATGAGGGAGTTAAAGATCCTAGTAGTTCTCCAACCTCTTCGAGAAAATCGCGATGCAAGATCACTTCGGATGCAGCCAAcgaaagaaagaaagaaaaatctACCTGATATATGTCCAACATAAATCGCAGGAACTGCAAGTAATGGTTTAAAAACACTAGCATATAAACACACTTCATTACAAAATCTAATAATTTAAGAATCAGTGCAAGTGTAGACAATGCAAAAGAACACAATTATAAAGAAACTCCATTTAAATCAAGAACCTAACTAAAGAAGTGTAGACTGTACAAAGAGAGAAATGTATATAAAGAAACTCCATTATAAAGCAAGAACCAAACTAGAGATGGACTTTCTAATTTCTATAGGACCCATATTACAAACGGGATTCATCACTTGTCAGTTCGTAGACAACAAGAATCGTTTTAGAATACAGAATACCTTTATAAAAACTCAAAAAACATAAACCTTCCTTGTTGATCTTTGGCGGTATGAACCTGTCCGAAATGGGAATCcaacttttacaaatttaacaAACCCATTGCTAACCAGTTCTTGCCTTCGTTAAATTGCCAAATTACTTACTTTTTAGTTATTGAAACATCTATTATTTTGACAGAGTAGTGGAGTTTGTAACCCAACATTATACTGTGCAAGTGTCGTGGGTTTTCATTTGAATAAACCTGTGCATAAAAAACACTTGAAAGTTTAACGTATGAAAGTAAATCTAGCCTTAGTCTTGAGGGTACTTTTTTCGGGGTTGAGGCATGTCATGTGCAGATGTATGAAAGTGAGTGAATTGAACCAATAACCTTTGCCTTGCAATTGAGAGGAAACATTTGCCTTGCAATTGCTATTTATGTTCTCAACATTCTTGAGAACATATTACCTATTCACCACTACAAAGGGTACAAACTATATACCATATGAAGAACTCAATCTAAGTCAAGTGAAAAAAAAAAGGACAGAACATTCTGACTATCCATTTGACAAAACAAAACTAGAAATGACcaaaaaagaaaaatcaaaactGGATGACGTTTCATGCCTAGTCTTACTCATTGTTTAAAAAACAGAGCAACACAGAAATCTTGACTCAGGAAAAGATACAATGGGATACCTACGTCCGCAGCCTCCAAAAGAAAGGATAAAATTAAAGGTAAGAACCAATTGCTATGGCTACATAAGCTACATACAATGAAAGATGTGCTAATTTATGGCTTGAATGCAGAAAATGCCACAACTGAGTTGTGTCCGCCAAATCCGAATGAATTTGAGATGCCTGTGAGCATACAGTTTCAAATCAGGCAAAACTCATATGTTTGCACTACATATCGTAATAAAGATGTGCAAGGTTGTGAAAACAGAAAAGAAAAAACAGTGGCGCAAAAGACTTACCAATATTTACTGCATGTTGTTGTTTCTGATTTGCAACGGTGTCAAACTCCACCGAAGGCTCAGAGTTCTGCAACATACAAATGACGATCCCATTATGACAATTAAGTAAATGAATAACAAAGCAATCCATATGCATATTAAAAGAGGAATCTTTATCAGAAATGGGCTTACAAAAGTGTAGAAATGACCAAATGTAAAACCAATACTTCAATGATGTTTAGGACGTCACACTAGCAATAAAATAAATAGCAAAATCTAGAGTCAGAAGTATCACGTACAAATTGATTAATTGAGGGATGTAACCACCCAGTAGTAATGGCTTTAATTACAGCGATGGCCTCCAAACCCCCAGCAGCCCCCAAGCAGTGGCCTATCATAGACTGAAGAAAAGCGAAAACAAGAAGTTAAGAATACTAAGAGAGAAAATACTAGTATAGAATATTTTCAGTACTTCAATGAAATGCCAAAAAGAGTAAATATGTGGGTTGGTTGGGAGAGAGATTTCACCTTGGTTGCATTCATTTTAATCCCTGAAGTGTTCTTGAATACTTTCTTAACAGCATTTACCTCAGCAAGGTCACCAACTATAGTGGAAGTTGCATGTGCATTTATGTAGTTAACCTGTAATCATAATAGCGAAGATCGGTGAGTTGATCAACGGGTGACAAAATACATTTCAACTCTATTCCTCGTAAGATATCTAGAAAATGTTGTAAGAATGAAGTATAAGAAATTCAAGGAAGAGAATTATTTCACTGATTGAAAACACACAATGTCATTTAATTTGTACAATTTTGACAAACAACAAGACAGATAAGCATGACAAAGGTTATCCTCTAGGTTTTCAACACATCCAAGATTTGAAATTTGAGTGTTTAAATTTAGAGAGGAAGAACTGAGAGAAAGGCAAACATTTAACACTGATACCATATGGATTTCCCCATCAAACTTTTCAACTAATACTTGTGTTTAATTTGTAATTTTTATCAGGCTGCAGTATCAGAATATACATAATGATGACaaaatcaaacatctggaatgCAAAAGGACATCAATTACCTCCTCCGGGGACACTCCAGCATCCCGAAGGCAGTTTTGAATGCATGACGAAACACCAAGCCCATCAGATCTCGGATCGGTCATATGATAGGCATCACAATTAACTGCACCTCCCAGGTACTCTGCAATTATTGGTGCACCTCGTTTCATGGCGTGTTCCAAACTCTCCATTACCTACcaaatatttaaattttcagaTATTAAACCAAAGCCGATACTAGATACAACTTTATTTAGAACAATACATCAACTCTTTAACCCATAATACTAACAAACCACATAAAATTAAACAAGTACCACTTGAAAACAGGGTCTCATAGGGTTGCATGTACGCAAACCATGCCTCTATTCCTGGGAGTAGGTAAGCTGTTGTAGTGTGGACCCAAGAAAAAATTCAATTTATTTCTTTTGTTTTGTCAATACTTTCGAAGAGTTTGCAGTCTAAATATGGTGTCAAAAGGCAAAAGTATCACAGAAAATGGTAACATGACAATCTAATTAGGCAAAAAACATACAGTAAATAGAACATTAGATGATTAGAAAATAGATATAATTGCCCCACAACATAAAAAAGATAATGAAAAACAATATGAGATCAGAAGTACAAACTATCGCCCACAGAACACATTAATTTTCACCTTAATAGTTCACAAATCATAGAAATGAGTAAAGATGTTTTCACGTAGCTACCTCggttaccaaatttaaaccatgAAAGAAAGTTAACAGTTTTTATTCTTTTGTTTCTTTATAGATTTATTCTCAAATTGTTAATCTCAAGACCACACATGTAAAGCTTATTACATATCTGATAGGGCCATATCTCTACAATAAGAGGATAAATTACAAAAAGCTTCACCTAAGCTATCATCTAGAAGATTGCACAATAGAGGAAACTTACAGCAACATATTGTGCAAGGATCAGAATGATCAGAACTAAAGTATTACAAGCAGTAGGCATCAGTTATTAGCCCTATGCAACTGTTATTACCTAATAAATCGGAAATTCAAACATAACAAGGGACCATCGAAAGATATTTTTATATGAGGAAGCTCGAACAAACTACAAAAAGAATTATAAGAAAACTTACCAAAACACCAGCTCCTTCTCCCATAACAAAGCCATCTCTGTCTTTGTCCCATGGCCTAGAAGCAGTCTTTGGATCGTCATTTCTCTGAGACAATGCTCTACATGCAACAAATCCTCCGAGTCCAATAGGTATCATAGCAGCTTCAGTTCCACCAGCGATCATCAAATCAGCCTCACCTCTCCGGATGTGATTGGCAGCAGCATAGAAACAATAATTAGATGTAGCGCAAGCAGTAGAAATTGAATAATTTGGTCCCATGAAGCCAAGATCAATTGCAAGCAATGCGGACCCCATGTTTGTAATGGCATACGGAATGAAAAACGGGGTAATTTTCCTGTGACCTCTTTCGATTAAAGCCTGAACACCATTAGAAAATACTTGAAGACCACCCATCCCTGTTCCAACAAGTACACCAGCACGCTCCTTGTCAACCTAAAAGACCAGATAAACATATATAAGTAAAAAATCTGAACATTGTTATTGACAAGCAAAAATATCATAAATGAATTAACCAGAAAGTGGAGACGGTCATCCTACCAAAAGGAGATGTGATCTAATTAACTTTTACTACAGAT
This window contains:
- the LOC141671483 gene encoding 3-oxoacyl-[acyl-carrier-protein] synthase I, chloroplastic-like, producing MQALQSSPLRLRVSPLDPLRKPTSGAAAITNVRPPHRKSFIMAATSTASAPKRETDPSKRVVITGMGLVSVFGNDVDTYYDKLLAGESGIGLIDRFDASKFPTRFGGQIRGFSSEGYIDGKNDRRLDDCLRYCIVAGKKALENADLGGDKRFKVDKERAGVLVGTGMGGLQVFSNGVQALIERGHRKITPFFIPYAITNMGSALLAIDLGFMGPNYSISTACATSNYCFYAAANHIRRGEADLMIAGGTEAAMIPIGLGGFVACRALSQRNDDPKTASRPWDKDRDGFVMGEGAGVLVMESLEHAMKRGAPIIAEYLGGAVNCDAYHMTDPRSDGLGVSSCIQNCLRDAGVSPEEVNYINAHATSTIVGDLAEVNAVKKVFKNTSGIKMNATKSMIGHCLGAAGGLEAIAVIKAITTGWLHPSINQFNSEPSVEFDTVANQKQQHAVNIGISNSFGFGGHNSVVAFSAFKP
- the LOC141673715 gene encoding acyltransferase-like, which translates into the protein MTIKGLILRASLISRRQMHVISRSITNVKPDSPTPLNLKHYKLPSHDRMNPNIYMPLVLFYSNPQPSDYTTSIANLLKISLSKTLSKYYPFAGRLGSSGSYVECSDQGINFLEVQIACNLSEILEKAPVKDEEEGFGHLFPPCSIWDKVSSSPLVLVQLNHCSCGGIAIAVCLSHRIADASTLLSFLSYWASVSRNPGDVENLAQLAPCFVQGLLPNSYDDGFVATDILISEKNWITAEMLFYNSKIAELKAYQEKQDKLHGVVANQNYTRNELVTALLYRCALAAAATSNSGAYPLSVLFQAINMRRLIDPPLPKTSVGNLMSPTHISANTMNETELHSLIGQMRKEKKQLTGIKSLVRKGFLQLIEKYAKDNYKLYVVSSICNFPLYDRLDFGWGRPVNASVVDAPAVNIFTMMDTPNGDGIKVILGLEKEDMKNFRADKELITYASFYH